Part of the Pedobacter roseus genome is shown below.
TCCTTACTGAAAAAATTGCAGTTTAAAGTCATTAATGGTACAAAGCGATTTTTAAATAAAAAATACTCGTTCTGAAGATAATAATCGCCTTTTGTGAGATAAGGAATTACACATCCAACATTACCGTTAGTTAAATAAGCGGTTAGAAGATCTGTTGGTAATGATTCGGGTACTATGATATCATTTGCAGAGAGAATAATATATTTTATATCTTCCTGATTGACAAAAAAATCTATTCCATTATTATATCCTTCAGCAAATTTCAATTTCCTGTCACTTGCTAAATATATCATCCCATTTTCAAATGCAGTATTCTTTAAAAATTCATCTTCAAAACCGCTGCCGTCTACAATTATTACTGTACAAACTTTACTACCTTTATAAGACAGGGCCGATAATAATGTCTGATAAATTAAACTTTTATTTCTAGTTGGGTTGTAATAATTCACAACTACTCCAATTTCAATTTTACTCATATTATTTAAATAATTTCTTAATTCATGTTCTAACTTCACCTCCCTATCTGCCATACACATATATTTTTTTGCTCACAAAATAACAGCAGTACTTGCCCCTCAATTTAATATTAAAAAGTCATCAGCAGTAGTAGTAGCAAAGCGCTCTGCCCCAAAGTTTGCAAATTAATATTCAGAATATTGTGTGTTTGAATCATGGGTTCTCTAAATTCGACCATTGAATTTATTTGATTTTAGCGTTACCGAAATTAGAATAACAAATAGCTCCATAAATACTTCCACAAAATGACAATAAAGTGGCTCTGCGATAAACGCTAACAATATAATGTTATTTCTAGTAATATTTTAATTCATAAGTTAGGATTAAAAACGAAATCAAGACCTTTTTCTCACTAAAACATTTAATGACGTCAAATCTCAAAATTAGCTTTTTTATTGG
Proteins encoded:
- a CDS encoding glycosyltransferase family 2 protein, giving the protein MADREVKLEHELRNYLNNMSKIEIGVVVNYYNPTRNKSLIYQTLLSALSYKGSKVCTVIIVDGSGFEDEFLKNTAFENGMIYLASDRKLKFAEGYNNGIDFFVNQEDIKYIILSANDIIVPESLPTDLLTAYLTNGNVGCVIPYLTKGDYYLQNEYFLFKNRFVPLMTLNCNFFSKEDLISIGRVPEYLSGYFNDVVMSHRLHQIGKRILIAKNVLAIHLLSKTVAISSSASYDADWLIFKEQHSELTSGSTFVINAKKFSSGKIEHFFSLLMGMMPGVKAKRNLEKLYYVVYGIEAFFFKLMKNVIPRSWFKA